From one Triticum urartu cultivar G1812 chromosome 3, Tu2.1, whole genome shotgun sequence genomic stretch:
- the LOC125544842 gene encoding uncharacterized protein LOC125544842 isoform X2: MAAIFHFPLPRSFPMEVQARHVFYFSSVCHFSLVRRSIMYLSSVQYENIRESTDIIMSHKCKYRLQQKQDAQVHLLYAFQYIYFPIALPPPLRTRPNHCRHGTAPPPPGEGLPPPRRRAQPRRGPLALEFLPRRLDLLFSHGFLPSTTPSGTRLGRGRRQNL; the protein is encoded by the exons ATGGCTGCCATCTTCCACTTTCCTCTGCCTAGGTCCTTTCCTATGGAGGTGCAAG CTCGACATGTATTCTACTTCAGTTCAGTATGTCATTTCAGTTTAGTACGTCGGAGTATCATGTACCTCAGTTCAGTTCAGTACGAAAACATTAGAGAATCGACAGACATAATCATGTCGCACAAGTGCAAGTATAG GTTGCAGCAAAAACAAGATGCACAAGTTCATCTTTTGTATGCTTTTCAGTACATCTACTTCCCAATC GCGCTTCCTCCTCCTCTCAG GACCCGACCCAACCACTGCCGCCATGGCACGGCGCCTCCACCTCCCGGCGAAGGACTACCACCTCCCCGACGACGTGCCCAACCCCGACGAGGCCCGCTGGCCCTGGAGTTCCTGCCGCGACGCCTCGACCTCCTGTTCAGCCATGGATTCTTGCCATCCACAACGCCATCAGGAACACGATTG GGCCGGGGGAGAAGGCAGAACCTCTAG
- the LOC125544842 gene encoding uncharacterized protein LOC125544842 isoform X1 produces the protein MRSSGSVPESVPLDAGWMTVQMLYAVAISSIVKVTPRAPSSVQPHGIRMIELVASSSPWLPSSTFLCLGPFLWRCKVAAKTRCTSSSFVCFSVHLLPNRASSSSQDPTQPLPPWHGASTSRRRTTTSPTTCPTPTRPAGPGVPAATPRPPVQPWILAIHNAIRNTIGPGEKAEPLGA, from the exons ATGCGTAGCTCTGGTAGTGTGCCGGAGAGCGTCCCTCTGGACGCAG GTTGGATGACGGTCCAGATGCTGTACGCTGTTGCGATCTCCTCCATCGTGAAGGTCACACCACGTGCACCGTCCTCAGTCCAACCCCATGGCATCAGGATGATCGAGCTCGTCGCAAGTAGCAGTCCATGGCTGCCATCTTCCACTTTCCTCTGCCTAGGTCCTTTCCTATGGAGGTGCAAG GTTGCAGCAAAAACAAGATGCACAAGTTCATCTTTTGTATGCTTTTCAGTACATCTACTTCCCAATC GCGCTTCCTCCTCCTCTCAG GACCCGACCCAACCACTGCCGCCATGGCACGGCGCCTCCACCTCCCGGCGAAGGACTACCACCTCCCCGACGACGTGCCCAACCCCGACGAGGCCCGCTGGCCCTGGAGTTCCTGCCGCGACGCCTCGACCTCCTGTTCAGCCATGGATTCTTGCCATCCACAACGCCATCAGGAACACGATTG GGCCGGGGGAGAAGGCAGAACCTCTAGGTGCATGA